The DNA segment TCGCGACAGTCAATCCGGATGCAACGTCTGGGTGGGCAATTTCAGATCAAAAGCAATCATTCGTCATCGCATTCGCGCGCAAGACGGTTGATGGCTACTCAAGCGCCAGTTGCTCGGTCGCCACGGAGGCTGGCGATGAAGCTGCCGATGCAGTCCAGACCTTTATCCAGACCAAATACCCAGTCCGGAAGATTGCTGATCAACAGCAGGGAAACTCGACCATCACGGCGTACCGCGCTGAGTTGCTTGGCTTCGCCACTCCGAAGAATTTCAGCGTTCAGCGCGTGCATGCCGGTGGCGGGCTCTCAGGCATGCTCATGGTATCGTTTTTCGACAGTGGTCCGTGAACGCGAGATAGGCATTGACGAAAATCGGCAGGCCGCAAGAACGTTAGATGAACAAATTTGTAAGAAACCTCTGAATCACCTGTGGAGGGGCCGACAAACGCGCCACAACCCGTGATATTATCAGGGCTTCGATGAATCGGAGTTCATGTCCATTTTCCTGCCCTCGCCAAATCCCACGGCCGTTGAGCCCGCCGCAGACGACAAGCCGCGAAAACAAATCCTGTATTTCTGTGACGAGAGCAGCCAGGACGGTGACACGTTCATGGCCGTGGCAGGCATTGCCGTGGCGAAAGAGGCAATCCCCGTGATCGTGAGCCAGATGACGGAAATCCGAGAGAAATTTGGGAAACAGGGCGAAGTCAAATGGAAGAACGCGAAGAGCCGCTCAGGTGTCGTCCATGAGGCCTATATCAGGCTTCTGTTCGCATTAGTAGATGAAGGTCGGCTCCATTTCCATATTCGCTTCAGTCGAATGGATGAATACGACCATAAGCTCTCGGGGCCTAGGCGTAAGATCGACACCGTAAGCAAAGCGTTCTTCATGCTTCTGCTTCACCGCCCGGTCGCGTTTTACGGTGCCGAGGCTGACCTTCACATCCACCCTGATGATGGTGACTGCACGAGCGAGCTAGTAAACCAGATTGGCGCTTTGAATTTCGTCGGGAGGAGGAAGTGTGGGGTTCGGGATATCGTGAAGCTGGTACAACCAAGGTCTTCAGAGCGTGAGCCCATGTTGCAGCTGCTCGACTGTACCCTCGGAGCGTTGGCTGCTTATCGAAATGGTCGGCATGAAAAGGACGGCATTAGCGACACCAAAAAGAACCTGGCGAAGCTGACGTTCGACATGACCGGATGGCCTGACCTCACCGGGAACTGCTGGCGAGATAAGAAAAAGCTCAACCGATGGAATTCCGTGCCAAGGTTCAGAAAGAGCTGAGAGCGCGACCGAAGGGGCTAGTCTCGTTAAAGACGGGCTGGTTGATGACCCAGGGCTTCGCCCGCATCGGTAATAAAAAGGTAGAGCGGTGTCGCGAGATTCGCAACCCGCCATCACATAAAGAGATCGTTATGTGACTGTTAGGCCAGCGATAAATATTTTCGGATGGGATTGTATGACAAAGACAAAAACATTTGGCCTGCGCACACCGACTGATCTTCACCGAAAACTCGTCCACGACATTGAGCGTCTCGCCACCGCGTCTTATTCAGCGCCGTTGTCATATGCTGCATACGACTGCGCCGTGACAGCCACCCACATTGCGGACTGGGTCGTCCATACAGTCGGATCGGCCCAGCATCTCAGGCTGACCGGAAAGAAATCCGGACACAACGAGGCGATGAAAGGATTCGGGCAGACGAACGCCACCCGGCTGCCAGCGCTGGAATTTTGCCGTCAAATTGCGAACGCCGTTAAACATGTCAAGGTCACACGTGGCCCGATCATGGACAACATGAGCACCGGCCGGTCGGTCAAATTCGATCCACCATTAGACTTTGCGAAACCGATACCGCCAGATCAGAAGATGCTGCCACACGCCTACATCACCGTGGATGATAAGTCGTATCCGGTGATCAACCTGTTTCGCGATATGGCCGTCCAGTGGCAGCAATTCCTTCTGGAGGAAGGCCTTTTCGAGGAAGAGCAGGACGAGTGAACGGGTTATGCCGCCACCTCAGATTTCTTTCCTCTGAGCATCTTACCTATGCCCCAGGCAATCACGAACACGAAAATCGATAGGATCAGGACTGCAATTGCGGAGACGACTGCGATCCCGCTCGTGTTGAAGAAAGGCTGGCCGAGCGCCGTCGGCGGAATGGCGTAAGTGATGCCGGTCGCAGCTGCCAACAGGGTCATGAGCAAAGCCGTTGTCACACTACCCTGTATGATAACCCTGGCTCCACGTAGACCAGCATAGAAGACCGTAACCAGCAGCAGGATAATGGTCGCCGTCATCCCGACAGAATAGGCCAAGGCTCTCGGATGTAGGCGCGCCAGAAGGTCAGCACGTTCAGCATCCGTGAGGTTTGCCAACTCGGAGCCGGTGAGATGACGCGCTTCGCGATCATAGAGGAGCAGCATGCCAGTGCCAGTCTGGTATGAGCCGGTGCCCACCATGTAGACGAGCCAGATTGCGACGACAACCGCGCCCACGACTAGGATACTCCTCACAGCTCGATTCAATGCAGCCCCCCTATGCGAGGGTAAAGAGCATTAGAACTCGACCGAAAGTCAATATGTAGCGGCCGCGACCGGTAGAGCTGCCAAAACGACAGCTCCGATGATAATCGCGAGACCGATCCACTTCATGCCGCTGCCCTCCTGATCACCTCGGCTATAGATGTGACGCCGTGTGGCGGATCAGGAGGCTCGTCAGATGGTGGTGACCAGCCCAGTTGTTCAAGTGTCCTGCCCGCGTCGAATTGATCCGTTACGGCCTTCCAGGAGGCATCGAGTGTTGTTTCATCCAGGACGTCGTCAGCCCATTCGGGCTTATCCCTGTTTCGGTCGATCCACAGCGTGACTTCGTTGTCCCATCGGTCGAAATTTGCGAGAGCCCACAATTCGATCCGGCTGAATTTCTCGGTCCAAGGAGCAGGAGCGATAGTTTGCGCGTGTTTTAATCTGTGCAGCGGGAATGGAGGCTCCGTCGTTTGGTCCCTGAGTGTGGTGATCGCCCCATACAGCCGATCACGCTTTGCGAGCATGTCGTCGAAGAACTCGACCCACATGTTTTCGTCAGAGGTATCAGCCTTGATGTGCGCAAAGCTGGTCACAGATGTCGAGTAAACGGCGATCAATTTTGCAAACCGGTCCTTTTTACGCAGCTCGTGAAACCGGTCGTTCTCGTGCTTGGCCATACGCTGATCCCACACCGAAGGTCCTAGCTCCCTCTTGAAGTCCTCCATGGACTTGTGACCACGCTGGCAGATATCGGCTCTGTCGGCATCCGTCGGCAGCTCGATGCCGAGCGCGTTGGAAACCTGCGACAGGATATCGTCGATGTCATCCGCTGGCACGACCTCTTCGAGGGCCAGCACCTTATCAATCGCTTCCTGGATCGCTTGACGCTCGGCGGCACTGGCCCGATATCTGGCCGCGACCTCGGCGATCTGGGCGTTGCGAACCCCCTTCGCATCAAAGCGGCTGACGGCTGTTTGGAGAATTTCAATCTGGTTGATACGGAGTTCGGCAACGGCCTTTACACGAGCGGCCTCGGCGATCTGCGCGTGGTATGCGGCGGATGCACGCTGAAAGCCGCCGGACTTGTGCCACGCTACGACCTTTTCGTAGCGCACGAGCGCGCGCATTTCACGGTCTTCGATTTTATGAATTTCCTGGATTACTTCCTTCATGATCGACATTCCATTTTTCTGATGTCTTTGATCCTGATTAAAATGGTTGGAGCGAACGAAACCTGAATCAAATGAATTCGACATCCGCCGACAAGAATCTTGGCGACGCACTTCGGAGTTGTGTAATGTCGGCCGCTACAGCGCTGGGGGCGGCATGAATTTTATCAATTTTTCGATTGGCGGCGCGTCGTCGGCTCCGCAGGCCTGGCTGACGACGGTTATGCCGGGGCTGACGGTCGCATTGAGCGCGGGCTTGATCTTGTTCCTATTGAACTGGTTTCGGGAGTGGCTGACGGGCTATCTGAAGCGTAAATCCGAGGCTGAGGTGCTGGCTTTTTCGCTTGTCACACTGTTCGATACGTTGATCTCTCAGTGTGCGGATGTCGTTGACGATCCGCTGCATCAGGACCGAGAAACTCAGTGCTGGGAGAGCACAACCAAAACTCCGGAGATCATTTTTCCGGAGCACGTTACCTGGTCGGTCTTTGCAAAGGCTCTGCAATACAAAATCAGGTCGATCCCAAACAAAATCGATGTTGCAGAACGCAATATCTCTTCCCTGGGTGAATACGGTGACGGCCCCCCAGATTACGCTGACGCCTTCCAGGAAGCACGTTGGCGATATTCTTGGATCGGGCTGGAAGCATGCCTGATCAACGATACCCTGGCGGAAAGATATGGCGTGCCTCTTTTAGATCGTGGCGACTGGCATCCGGCGGATCGTTTCAGAAGTGAGATAGCGAAGATCACAAAACTTCGGGATGAGAAAGAAGCTCGGCACGCAGCAATGCCCGATTTTATGAGGCCGAAGGTGCCAATTGAGGTACTTCACGCTCGGCATGCAAAGCTTTCGGCTGATCTGGAAGCCGCAACGAAAAAGGGCCCGCAGGCCCTCTAACAGGTTATCGTTTGAGCTGTGAAGGCAGATCAGCACCAGTCCGCAGCCGATAATCAGACAAGGTCACGACCTTCTTGCCTTCATCTTTATCGGCCTGCGCCTGCCTGAAGGCCTTTTTGACCTCATCAATCGTGGGGTTCTTGCCTTCGAGCTTGCGGATACGGGCGGCACCGATGATGTAACGGATTTTCTGATAGAAGTCCCGAACGTCGATGAACACCTGCATTGCGTCGAGTTTGTCGGAGGTTGGGCCGTACTTTGACAGAACTTTTTCCAGGCTACCAGCTTTGTCCATCGTGAAATCATAGCTGAGAGTCTCAGGCTGTTCGATCAAGAAGGCCATGATGTCGTCGTAGCTGTGGCCTGCCGCCAGAAACTTGGCCAGCAGTTCGGCTGCAACGATGTTGTGGTCTAAGGACATGCCTGCCAGCAGTGACAGGTCGGAGTAATCCTTCCAGCGACCGATTGTCGGGGTCAGAGCAGACAGAAGCTTGTCAGCAGCCTGGGACTCGAACGACTGGTAGTGTGCGAATGTCGGCTCTTGCTTCGCGTAGAAGGTTGAGCCGTGACGCTTGGTCTGCTTGTGCCTAGGAAACTTCTTAGGGCCGCCCCATGTCACATCGACATGGTTTTTGACCGTGCTCGGACCAACCTGCACCGAGAAATTGTAGCGATGGACGAGCTGACCATTCGTGTTGATCACCTGGGCCTTCCGGTCAAAGCCGGTCAGGGCAATTCCCTTTTCGGCAAGGCGTGGTGCCATGACGGTGAAGGCTCTCTCGAACTCCCAGTCCTCAATGGCACGCATATATAGGAGATCGATATCGGCGGTCTCCCTGATGCCTTGGTGGTACGCGTAGCCCCCTTTAACGAGCGGCTCGGATTTGATTTCCGCAAGGATGTGGCGAAGGACCTCTTCGCCGGTGGCGCGGTCGAGGGCTCGGCCTGCGTCCATTGTCCGGACACGTGCATTCGTCTCCGAATTGAACGCACAGCAGGCGGCTTCGATACGCTGTTTGAATTTCTTTCCTTCTTCGAGGATGCGGGTATCGATGTTCGACATTGTTTTTCTCCCAAATTGCATCTGGGAGGAGGTTTGTTTTCGGCCTTGCAAGATACGAATTCGGCCGATCAGGTGTCGTCTCGGGTCGAGGTTTCCATTTCAGCAGTCCGAATATCAATAGGACAAGACTCCTATGGTCGGCGGAAATGTCCAAGACCTACATTTTCAGTTTAGCCTGCTTGGGTCGGTCGACCAGGTATTCATGCGGCAGCTGACGGCGATATTTTCTCGCCAACCGAACGGCCATGGGAGCCAGGATCGACGACAGAATGACCTGCCTCGTTGGAATTCGAGCGAGGTTTCTTCCGGCGGTCGTATCCGACTTCGAAAAGCCACGGCCGTTTGCCAGCTGCGCGTGATCCTCGTCCTGGGCAGCCAGCCAACCGACCGCTTTGTGAGCCCGCACCAAAGCTGCAGGATCGTCACACTGTGCGATGCGACATACGAGATTCAAAACTGAATATATTCGTTGCGAAACTATGGAGTAACGGGGGGAGTGACCATCAGTCGTCATAAGCGTCTTCATCCTGGATGTCGTAGTCGCCCTCGTATGCTGGGTCGAAATCGCTTTCCATAATGGCCTCTTCCGGATCAGGTGGACCCAGTTCCCATCTGCGCTTAGCCGTAGCCGATGCATCGGGGTGGCGGCTGGTCATCTGCAAATAATACAAGCGGTTCTCAGCCCTCCTGATTGCTTCATCACCACAGTACCCTGCATCCTGCAACGCCTTGCCGATAAGCCGCACCATGCCGTCAGCCGCCTGCTGGTGCTCCAGGAGCCCAGACCGCTGGTAATGGCCCACGAAAGCGGAAAAGGCGGACGCTATCGCCGTGTCTAGGTCATCCGTTTCCGGGATGGCACGCTGCTTTACAGATGCTCTCCAACGCGCAGTCCGCGCAGCTCCAGCTGATACATATTCCTCAGGTTCCATCGTTTTCTCCCGTCACACTGTGATCCCGTTACCGTCACAATGAGACGCCGCGACGCAAGAAACCCGGTGTTTTTCGTCGGCCAACCTAGAATAAAGGGTAACCACAGTAAAATACGTTGTTTTAACTTATTTTAAGTTTCAGTAACCACGCCCGAACAGACAAATCTCCAGGCAATTCAAGACCTTTGACAATGTTGACATTATGGACATTTACTTCTTTTCCATGCAAAAGGAGACATTGATGGTCGACATTACCGCTACCCAGATCGACGACTATGCTGTGATGATGGGAAACGGCAGCAGGTCGACCATCTCCGCCATTGGTGGTATTTCCGAAGCGGGAGCATGGATTGTCGCCCAGCTTGATGAGATGATCGCCTCAGGGGAATACATAGGCGAATCGGTGATGGCGCATGAAGCGGTCATGAACATTGCTCACAAGATCGAGTTTGGCCGGATCGAAGACGATGCTCGTAAGCCGACCGCAGATATTCTGCGATACCTGTCTCAATTCGTTTTACAACGTCGCGTTCCGCTGTCCTGAGCTAAGGATGGAGATGAGGGTTCATATACGGTTGATCGCTCAAGTAGTCTTCGCTTCAATTCCTAAGCCATAGGATAGCATCTACCGAGTTAATTCGTGAACAATCTCCAATTACGTTATTATGATCATCCCCGTAGAACAGGCCGAGACCATCGGGCCATAGCTAGAGGATATCATCTACCGAGTTAATTCGTGAACATCTTAACCGGCATAAAAGCCAAGGCATCTGTGAATATGTCCCACTGATACGCCAAAGTGAACGGCGATCTTACGCATTGATGCACCGTTCTTTTGCATCTCAAGCGCAGCTGCTCCGATCTCAACCCGCCTGTCTGCCATTGCCGCGTGGGTAGACTTCAAGAGACCCCGACGATGCTTCGATTTGTTGCTGCGCGCTGAAGCGAGCTTTATGCTGCGGTCTTCGCCGATAAGGCAACGCAGGTCGGCCGCTTCTGCCTCCTCATCTGAGATTGACAGCCACTGCCGGATGGTATCGGCATTCATCGAATAGCGGGCGTCCACAACCATACCATTATATTCAATCTCAATCCCATCTGCAGCCATGTGCGCGCGAGCGATAACGGCTGACATCCGAGCCTTGATCTCATCCTCATCCCATTCGCACCGACCACGAGCTAGATCGACAATCTCTTCCTCGATCATCTCCACGTCGACAGTCCACGCCAGGCAGACTGATGCGACAAACAACCAGCTGTCGCGACGGCCAGGGGGAAGGATGCCTTTTCTATATCGGTAGACACGAAGCCGTTCTAGATCGTCAAACACGGACGTGTAGTAGGTCCGGTGAGTCATCTTGTATCCAACAAGGTCCGCTCGTTTTTCGACAGCCCTGCGCAGAGGGTGTTCGCCCTCCGGCCGTGCGTCAGGCACATGGACCTTGATCGTTGTCGTCTTTGGCTTTGGCTTTGGCTTGGATAAAGCCCGCTTTACCGGCTCTGTCACCGTCTCCGATGGAGGCACGATCTCGGAGATGAGGTCTTCAAAGTCGTACCGAGCCGGAGACATCGGCGATCCTTTCGACCATAGAAGGCGAACGATTGGGTTACCCTGGTCTTCGACTTTGCTGTTCCTCGAACCGGGCAGACGGAAAAAGTGAATAGCATCCTTTGCGCCGCGATCCGGGCCAAAGCGTTCGAAACGCCTAAATATCTCGTCCTGTATCAACTGCCATCGGCTTAGCTCCGAAGGCGGCACAGCGTCGTGCAGCCAAATACAAAGAAGACCTTTTCCGCTGCAAAGAATCATTGAGGGGGCGGGAAATGCCTCGTCATCGCAAAAGCGAAGAACTTCGTCGGCAATCCACTCCGGCGGGTATTTTGCTAGATCGGTGTTGTAGTAGTCGAGGTCTGTGAAAACACATCCGAGTTCGACCAGATTCTGCGTCACCCGCTTCCCATGATAGCGGTGCAGCGAGAGATAAATGTCTTTTTTGAACTTGCGCAGGTGATGATCAGCGTAGTCTGCGGCATGTTCGAGGTCGGCATACGTCTCGTAAATTCTGCCCTTCCGAGTCAGGTTGCCGTAGACAACCAATCCCTCGCCATCGGAAGGATGCATCAACTCGACCATGTGCCGAGCGCTGAACGTTTTGGTGGTTACAGGTCGCTGAACCTTGCCTCGCACCACTTTCATGGCGGCAGCAGGTATATCGATATCAAAATCCGGAAAAACGAATGCATTTACATCGTCAACCGGCTTGCATTGAGCTTCGCCGAAAAACATAATTAGATCACCCCAAGAAAACCGACGGCGAGGGTTTGGCGACCCAGTGACCCGTCGGTTTTTCTATGTTTGCTGTGGGCCAATCCTGTTTCAAGATGCGCAGATATGTTGACAAGCCCAATCTGTTGACCAGCCGTTAACCTATCTAATACTTCTCAGTAGAAATTTATTTTCGGCTGTCGGTACCACTTGCGGTACCCATCAGGTACCTGTTACCTTCTTTTCAACGCCACCCGCTCACTGGAGCCACATACCGTGAAAGCCTTTCCAATAAATCTATGACGCACACCGCGTTGTCACCGGTTTGCACACCGGTGTCTGAGATTTATTGTGACTTGAAAGGACTTTCGGATGGCGTTCGTCACCCACTATTTTACCGCTGACCAGCATTTCGGCCATGCGCGCATGCTCGAATTCCGTCCGTTTGCGAACACGGATGAAATGGACCGCTACCTGATCGATGCACATAATGCCGTCGTCAAGGACGCCGATATCATTTGGATGTTGGGTGATTTCTCCTCCCATCAGGACAGCTGCACCGCCCAGATTTTCGCCCAGTTGAAAGGCCGGAAGCGCCTCATCTTGGGCAATCACGACACGGACCACAGCGGCAATGTTCGCAAAGGCATCGCCGCTCTCGCGTGGGACCAGCCCCCGACACATTATGCTGAGGTCAAACAGGATCGCGAACGCGTTATCCTGCACCACTACGCCATGCGCACCTGGTCGGCGAGCATCCATGGAAGCTGGCACCTGTATGGCCATTCCCACGGCCGCCTGCCTGCATACGGACGGTCGCGTGATTGCGGTGTTGATTGCCCTGACCTTGGATACGCGCCATCGACACTCCTGGGTTTGACGGTTCGCATGCGCGATGCCGAGGCGGTGCATGAGCCCCTCGATGCCAATTAAGTTTCCGACCAAACCCGGTCTCCTCGCCCGCCAGCAATTGTCGCTTGAGCGCTTGCGAAAGATGCGCATAGACCGCGATCCAGAGATGCAATTGATAATCAGTGATTTCGTAAGCGAATTGAAAGCCGACTTGGCTGCGCACAACATCGATATCGAAATCGTCGCGAGGGAGCATGACGATGACGCATGACGAGTTTGTCGCCTACATTCGCGAGCGTTACGCCACCCTCTTTGACCCGACCAACTCCGACGAAGTCTGGCGATACCTCATCACCGTCGGGCCTGGTTGGTGTCCACTGTTCACCGATTTCTGCGAGCAGATGGAAGGCGTCCTGCACCACCACGACGAGACCGGTCGCTGGTACATCCGGCAGGTGAAGGAGAAATTTGGTGAGTTGCGCATCTATGTCCGACCGGCTCCGTACGAGCGACCGGATGTGGACGGATTCATGGAATGGGTGGACGATATCGATCCTCCTGAACCGACACATGTCGAAGACATGCTCGGCATCATCAAACAGCATATCACCGGCCGGGCTGCCCATGTCTGTGAGGATTGTGGAGAGCCGGGAGAGCTGCGTGTCCTGGATGGCTGGTATAGCACGTGCTGCGACAGGCATTTTGAAGAGTGGAAAGCGCGTAAGGCATCTCGAAAATCATAAGACGCCGTCCAAAAACGCAGGATCGAAGCCATGACCGATGAAAAAGATAAGATAAGGCGGATATCGAAAATGGCCCGCGAGCAGCGTGATCGCCACCAGGATTACAGGCTTGTCGATGATCTGAGTAAACCCGGAATATTCGATGTGACGAACGCCCGCCTGGACGAGACCATGGACCAGCTCAAAGCTGAGAGTCACCGCTATCTCGAAGCTTGGTCCAAAGCGTTTCTCGATTTTCATACACCCGAAGCGATAGGAGCCTGGGCGAAAATGGGTAAAGTGGACCAGAAAGCAATGTCAGCAATCGTCCAGAGGATGATCGATAGCTGCCCAGCCGATCAGGCAAAAAGCGATCAAATGCAGGCAGCTCACGACCGGGTGACCGATGCTCGCCGCCGTGCAGCTGTATATGATGGCGATTTGGATCGGGCTCGACCGGCTTACTACGTCGGTGCTGGCTGGCACGCTATACTCGACGATCTCGTCACCGAATTCGCCCAGATCGCCGGACGCGGATTTTTGGCAGCGCATGAAAAGTGGGGTGAGCTGAAAGTTGCGTATCTCTACGACGGCGACCGCCAAGCGGATGTCGACGCCATTGTCAAACGAGCGTCTGATCGGGCTCTGGTGGCATGCTGGTATTGCGGCCAAGCTGGGTGGATGCGGCAAGAGCGATGGTGGCGGGTGCGTTGCGACGAGCATTGGAACGCAGAATGACCGAGAAGTTTTACACATTCCTAGAATTCGCGAAGTTGCTCAACGTTCGCGAGAATGCGATCTGGCACATCATCGATGTCGGTGACATCCGCCCCCATTCGATTATCGACGACTATCAAAATCGCAGGCTGCCTGACGTGATCGGCAGCTTGCGGTTTTCGGATGCCGACGCCGAAAATTTCAAACAGGAATTCCGCCGTCGTCGGCACGAGGATTTTAAAGTCGAGTATGCCGATGTCTATGTACCTGAGGAGGGACCGGGCGCTCGTGGTCTGGAATTTGGCCCTGGATGGATCGAAATCGTACGGGAATACTGTGATCAGCTCCGGGGATTCGAGCGCGATCATTTTGTCGAAGCGCTCCGGTGGGGCAAGGAAAAGTTCGGATCGTTGCGACTTTATACCCGCAGCAGCCGTTACACCCTGACAACATTACAATCGTATTGGCTGTCGAGGCTGGACGAATTCGCACGCCGCAAAAGCCTAAGGACCTGCCAGGAATGTGGGCAGCCTGGTCGGCTGCGTTGGGGGTCTCATGCAGCAACCCTGTGCGACCGTCACGTCCATCTTGTTGGGGGACTGAGAGCCGAGGACGGCGTTATCCTCGATCCTGATCGCCAAAAAATGAAAGCAGACGGCAGTGTCGCCAATTGGCCTGAAAATTACTTGGGCCGATACACGTGGACTGATCAGGAACTTGGACTCAATGAAGGCCACTCGATGGACCTAGCAAAGCAGATGGAAATTGAATTCAAGCCTTTTCTGTCTCCAGACCTCAAGCTTGATGGCACCGATCAGGAACTGGCTGGTCTCCGCAAAAAGCTTCTGGCTGTCGACGCCACTATCGGCAGGCACCACGAAGTGAAATTCCAGCTGCGCCGTCGCGGTTACGAGATCGCGA comes from the Pararhizobium qamdonense genome and includes:
- a CDS encoding DUF3800 domain-containing protein: MSIFLPSPNPTAVEPAADDKPRKQILYFCDESSQDGDTFMAVAGIAVAKEAIPVIVSQMTEIREKFGKQGEVKWKNAKSRSGVVHEAYIRLLFALVDEGRLHFHIRFSRMDEYDHKLSGPRRKIDTVSKAFFMLLLHRPVAFYGAEADLHIHPDDGDCTSELVNQIGALNFVGRRKCGVRDIVKLVQPRSSEREPMLQLLDCTLGALAAYRNGRHEKDGISDTKKNLAKLTFDMTGWPDLTGNCWRDKKKLNRWNSVPRFRKS
- a CDS encoding nucleotidyl transferase AbiEii/AbiGii toxin family protein; amino-acid sequence: MSNIDTRILEEGKKFKQRIEAACCAFNSETNARVRTMDAGRALDRATGEEVLRHILAEIKSEPLVKGGYAYHQGIRETADIDLLYMRAIEDWEFERAFTVMAPRLAEKGIALTGFDRKAQVINTNGQLVHRYNFSVQVGPSTVKNHVDVTWGGPKKFPRHKQTKRHGSTFYAKQEPTFAHYQSFESQAADKLLSALTPTIGRWKDYSDLSLLAGMSLDHNIVAAELLAKFLAAGHSYDDIMAFLIEQPETLSYDFTMDKAGSLEKVLSKYGPTSDKLDAMQVFIDVRDFYQKIRYIIGAARIRKLEGKNPTIDEVKKAFRQAQADKDEGKKVVTLSDYRLRTGADLPSQLKR